One Turneriella parva DSM 21527 genomic region harbors:
- the pap gene encoding polyphosphate:AMP phosphotransferase → MKAILKNMTAAVQVDKADYKVREESLRLRLLSLQKELATSNRAILILMNGVEGSGKGETTRKLLEWLDARGVETNAFWTAQGEEAEHPPLWRFWQMLPARGRIGIYFGSWYTQPIIDRAFKNIGKEEFERQLGEIRNLEEMLIAEGVILIKFWMYLSLDAQKAIAKAKKAKAKTRWRISSLARKFARKRKRFQKVDLEVLSQTHTTIAPWTIIDAASEKSRELAAGEALVEKLRQALHPSGAVHLQISPRFKTAPRNYIADLNQNKKINDDEYKEQLEILTAKAAALADKMSTSKKSLALVFEGPDAAGKGGAIRRVIAGMDPRHYRVIGIAAPTDEEKARPYLWRFWRNTPRDGKLHIFDRSWYGRVLVERIEKFCTENEWQRAYGEINDFELALTEAGVTVRKFYLATTQDEQLARFKDREITPYKQYKLTEEDWRNRDKWHAYETAACDMFANTSTAYAPWILVEANNKNHARIKVMRAVVDALEEALR, encoded by the coding sequence ATGAAAGCAATATTGAAAAACATGACTGCCGCCGTGCAGGTCGACAAGGCCGACTACAAGGTGCGCGAAGAAAGCCTTCGCCTCAGGCTCTTGTCGCTGCAAAAAGAACTCGCCACATCGAATCGGGCAATACTGATTCTCATGAACGGAGTCGAAGGCTCTGGTAAGGGAGAAACCACACGTAAGCTGCTCGAATGGCTCGATGCGCGCGGCGTAGAAACCAACGCATTCTGGACAGCGCAAGGCGAAGAAGCCGAACACCCGCCGCTGTGGCGCTTCTGGCAAATGCTGCCCGCGCGCGGCCGCATCGGTATCTATTTTGGCTCATGGTACACGCAGCCCATTATCGACCGGGCGTTTAAGAACATCGGTAAAGAAGAATTTGAACGGCAACTCGGTGAAATACGCAACCTTGAAGAAATGCTGATCGCAGAGGGGGTAATCCTCATTAAATTCTGGATGTACCTGTCGCTCGATGCGCAGAAGGCGATCGCCAAAGCCAAGAAGGCAAAAGCGAAAACCCGTTGGCGCATCTCTTCGCTCGCGCGCAAGTTTGCGCGCAAACGCAAGCGTTTTCAGAAGGTTGACCTTGAGGTGCTGAGCCAAACCCACACGACGATCGCACCGTGGACGATCATCGACGCGGCTTCTGAAAAATCGCGCGAACTGGCCGCAGGCGAAGCGCTTGTCGAAAAATTGCGCCAGGCACTGCACCCGTCGGGCGCGGTGCACCTGCAGATCAGCCCCCGGTTTAAGACAGCGCCGCGCAACTACATTGCCGACCTGAACCAGAACAAAAAAATCAATGATGACGAATACAAAGAGCAGCTCGAAATTCTGACAGCGAAAGCTGCGGCCCTCGCCGACAAGATGTCGACTTCAAAAAAGAGCCTCGCGCTCGTCTTCGAAGGCCCTGACGCTGCGGGCAAAGGCGGCGCGATTCGCCGCGTTATTGCCGGCATGGATCCGCGGCATTACCGCGTGATCGGCATCGCCGCCCCGACCGACGAAGAGAAAGCGCGCCCCTACCTGTGGCGATTCTGGCGCAACACCCCGCGCGACGGCAAGCTGCATATTTTTGACCGGTCGTGGTATGGACGGGTACTGGTTGAACGAATCGAAAAATTCTGCACCGAGAATGAGTGGCAGCGCGCGTACGGCGAAATCAATGACTTTGAGCTCGCGCTGACCGAAGCTGGCGTCACTGTGCGCAAGTTCTATCTCGCCACTACGCAAGACGAACAGCTCGCCCGCTTCAAAGACCGCGAGATTACCCCGTACAAGCAATACAAGCTGACAGAAGAAGACTGGCGCAACCGCGACAAATGGCATGCCTATGAAACCGCTGCGTGCGACATGTTCGCCAACACCTCAACGGCGTATGCACCATGGATTCTGGTTGAAGCGAATAACAAAAACCACGCCCGCATCAAGGTGATGCGCGCCGTGGTCGATGCGTTAGAAGAAGCGCTGAGATAA
- the gap gene encoding type I glyceraldehyde-3-phosphate dehydrogenase, which translates to MAIKIGINGFGRIGRNAFRAAWDRKDVEIVAVNDLTDTGTLAHLLKYDSVFGVWNHEVSHDKEHIIVDGKKIHATAIAKLEEQKWGEFGCDIVIESTGRFTDAHQAKTHIEKGGAKQVIISAPATNEDGTFVLGVNEKSFDKAKHKIISNASCTTNCLAPVAKVLLENFGIKKGLMTTIHSYTNDQQILDLPHKDLRRARAAALNMIPTSTGAAKALSLVIPELKGKLDGISIRVPTPDVSVVDLTVETEKATTKEAVNAALKAASEGALKGILGYTDLPLVSNDFKGNPLSSIVDGQMTAVIQDNMVRVLTWYDNEWGYSTRVIDLAVLIGK; encoded by the coding sequence ATGGCAATCAAAATTGGTATCAATGGGTTTGGCCGCATCGGCCGAAATGCGTTTCGCGCGGCATGGGACCGCAAAGATGTCGAGATCGTCGCGGTCAACGACCTGACCGACACGGGCACTCTTGCGCACCTGCTGAAATATGACAGCGTATTCGGCGTGTGGAACCACGAAGTCTCGCACGACAAAGAGCACATCATTGTCGACGGCAAGAAGATTCACGCGACTGCGATCGCGAAGCTCGAAGAGCAGAAATGGGGCGAATTTGGCTGCGACATCGTGATCGAATCAACCGGCCGCTTTACCGACGCGCACCAGGCGAAGACACACATCGAAAAGGGTGGGGCAAAACAGGTAATTATCTCAGCGCCGGCAACGAACGAAGATGGTACATTCGTGCTCGGGGTGAACGAAAAGAGCTTTGATAAGGCAAAACACAAAATTATCTCTAATGCCTCGTGCACAACGAACTGCCTCGCGCCGGTTGCCAAGGTGCTGCTCGAAAACTTTGGTATCAAAAAGGGTCTCATGACCACGATTCACAGCTATACCAACGACCAGCAGATTCTCGACCTGCCGCATAAAGACCTGCGCCGCGCGCGGGCTGCTGCACTTAACATGATTCCCACTTCGACCGGCGCGGCGAAAGCCTTGTCGCTGGTTATTCCCGAGCTCAAGGGCAAACTCGACGGCATTTCAATTCGAGTACCGACACCCGACGTCTCGGTCGTTGACCTGACGGTCGAAACCGAAAAAGCGACAACGAAAGAGGCGGTGAACGCTGCGCTCAAGGCCGCGTCAGAAGGCGCGCTCAAGGGCATTCTCGGCTATACCGACCTGCCGCTCGTCTCGAACGACTTCAAGGGCAACCCGCTGTCGTCAATCGTCGACGGCCAGATGACTGCCGTTATTCAAGACAACATGGTGCGCGTGCTCACGTGGTACGACAACGAGTGGGGCTATTCAACGCGCGTCATTGACCTGGCCGTATTGATCGGTAAGTAG